A single window of Ornithorhynchus anatinus isolate Pmale09 chromosome 3, mOrnAna1.pri.v4, whole genome shotgun sequence DNA harbors:
- the LOC100080544 gene encoding cathepsin W-like yields the protein MALLALLLPCLLAPLGGVVTMASQGPSGQHPQPLPDTTLELMDKFKEFQIRYNKSYEDQAEHARRFEIFVQNLARARKLQEEDQGTAEFGVTPFSDLSEDEFLSLYAPRFRMPTSWVNQTARIPAGPLRAETCDWRKEGAVTPVKNQVLTPGPQAPPFTLPHLDLLSHPTSSSSPPGGSGSPSAPSFSLWGKNHLKS from the exons atGGCCCTGCTGGCCCTGCTGCTCCCCTGCCTTCTGGCCCCGCTGGGAGGGGTCGTCACCATGGCCTCCCAGGGACCCAGCGGCCAG cacccccagcctctccctgacACAACTCTGGAGCTGATGGACAAATTCAAGGAATTCCAGATTCGCTACAATAAGAGCTACGAGGACCAAGCAG AGCACGCGCGACGCTTTGAGATCTTTGTCCAGAACCTGGCCCGGGCCCGGAAGCTGCAGGAGGAGGACCAGGGTACGGCGGAGTTTGGGGTCACTCCCTTCAGTGACCTCTCAG aGGACGAGTTTCTCAGTCTTTACGCGCCCAGATTCAGGATGCCCACCAGTTGGGTAAATCAAACAGCCAGGATCCCCGCGGGGCCTCTCCGTGCGGAAACTTGTGactggaggaaagaaggggccgTCACACCGGTCAAAAATCAGGTACTGACCCCTGGGCCCCAGGCCCCCCCCTTTACTCTGCCCCACCTGGACCTGTTATCACACCCAACTTCATCCTCTTCACCTCCAGGAGGCTCTGGCTCCCCCAGCGCCCCCAGCTTCTCCCTGTGGGGAAAGAACCACCTGAAGTCCtga